The following coding sequences lie in one Rutidosis leptorrhynchoides isolate AG116_Rl617_1_P2 chromosome 4, CSIRO_AGI_Rlap_v1, whole genome shotgun sequence genomic window:
- the LOC139842785 gene encoding uncharacterized protein, protein MWPVILTTYNLPPWLCMKESTFMLTLLIPGPKSPGKDIDIFLRPLIDELKVLWSDGVTTKDHATNSYFNMRAIILFTINDFPARSSLSGWSGQGYMACPTCNVDTPSKRALTKIIYIGHRMYLSIKNKLRFSKSFDGKNETRRPPRRRTNDEILKQLENAPDPDPGKYGGKKRKRDSTVEGNWSKKSIFYELEYWSSVELKHNLDVMHIEKNVCESLLNTLLMNKEKSKDTLTARKVLEEWGIRKELWLKPLGNGKSVKPHPKYSFSSADRNEFCKFIRQVKLPDGFGSNFKNKVIENDTKIAGLKSHDHHIMMQHLLPVGVRAYLDTSISTPIIELCLFFKQLCARTLMTSDMEDAKVKLINILCSLEQIFPPSFFDIMIHLVMHLPEEAIQGGPVYIRWMYPFERYMKKLKNYVRNKARPEGSIAEGYVADEALTYASRYLHSIKRLRVADESQCGNELFDLANGPLYINSYTACIVNGVRFVVHSRDLCRITQISGISTTGPDGSLFYGVLEEILELCYLWGHKVVLFRCKWFKTDKNGCIIKNNLTNISTQHEWYKEDPYLLATQTNLVFYLGDPSKRKGGSSKYWKVVQEVHHRNTWDRDILGADNELDLIHGITSSDIRLSANLESLPQTKLSRDETTVDDDDDMLGTEYDNADEDNEETDEDATEVAVEDMIRVEEVDEDADETDWATDDNEDSDHDSVHYISD, encoded by the exons ATGTGGCCGGTCATATTGACAACATACAATTTGCCACCCTGGTTATGTATGAAAGAGTCAACCTTCATGCTGACATTGTTAATACCTGGCCCTAAATCTCCCGGGAAGGACATTGATATTTTTCTAAGGCCATTGATTGATGAATTGAAGGTTCTATGGTCTGACGGAGTTACAACCAAAGACCATGCCACAAATAGTTACTTCAATATGCGTGCCATTATTTTATTTACCATAAATGATTTCCCTGCTCGTAGTAGTTTATCCGGTTGGAGTGGTCAAGGATACATGGCATGCCCTACGTGTAATGTCGACACTCCATCTAAACGTGCTTTGACTAAAATCATTTATATTGGTCATAGAATGTACCTATCCATCAAAAATAAATTGAGGTTTTCCAAGTCATTCGATGGAAAAAACGAGACTAGGCGTCCTCCTCGAAGAAGAACAAATGATGAGATCTTAAAACAACTTGAAAATGCGCCAGATCCTGATCCGGGAAAATACGGGGGTAAGAAGAGAAAACGTGATTCAACGGTTGAGGGTAACTGGAGTAAAAAATCGATTTTCTACGAGCTTGAGTATTGGTCTTCTGTTGAATTAAAACATAATCTAGATGTTATGCATATCGAAAAAAATGTGTGTGAGAGTTTGTTGAATACTTTGCTAATGAACAAGGAAAAATCAAAAGACACGTTGACAGCAAGGAAGGTGTTAGAAGAGTGGGGTATTCGCAAAGAATTGTGGCTAAAACCACTCGGTAATGGTAAGTCAGTAAAACCTCATCCTAAGTACTCTTTCTCATCTGCCGACCGGAATGAATTTTGTAAATTCATTAGACAAGTTAAATTACCTGATGGGTTTGGCTCAAACTTTAAAAATAAAGTTATTGAAAATGATACCAAGATAGCAGGACTCAAGTCTCATGACCATCATATAATGATGCAACATTTGCTTCCTGTTGGCGTTCGAGCGTACTTAGACACATCTATTTCAACACCAATAATTGAGCTTTGCTTGTTCTTTAAGCAACTTTGTGCTCGAACCTTGATGACGTCTGACATGGAAGATGCCAAAGTTAAGTTGATTAACATTTTGTGCTCGCTCGAGCAAATCTTCCCTCCGTCATTTTTTGACATAATGATTCATTTGGTTATGCATTTGCCTGAAGAGGCTATTCAAGGTGGTCCTGTTTACATAAGGTGGATGTATCCATTTGAAAGATACATGAAAAAGTTGAAAAATTATGTAAGAAATAAAGCTAGGCCCGAAGGTTCCATTGCTGAGGGGTATGTTGCAGACGAGGCCTTAACTTATGCCTCAAGGTATCTTCATAGC ATCAAGCGTCTCCGAGTAGCTGATGAATCTCAATGTGGTAATGAGTTATTTGATTTGGCAAATGGACCATTATATATAAACTCTTACACCGCTTGCATTGTTAACGGTGTGAGGTTTGTGGTTCATAGTCGAGACTTATGCCGAATAACACAGATTAGCGGAATATCAACTACCGGTCCTGATGGATCTTTGTTTTATGGTGTGTTGGAGGAAATTTTGGAGCTTTGTTATCTGTGGGGTCATAAAGTTGTTTTATTTCGATGTAAATGGTTCAAAACCGATAAAAATGGTTGTATCATCAAAAATAACTTAACCAATATTTCTACTCAACATGAATGGTATAAAGAAGATCCATACCTCCTTGCTACACAAACAAATCTAGTCTTTTATCTGGGTGATCCTAGTAAAAGAAAGGGTGGTTCGAGTAAATATTGGAAGGTGGTTCAAGAAGTCCACCATCGGAACACCTGGGATCGAGATATCCTCGGAGCCGATAACGAATTAGATCTTATACATGGCATCACTTCATCCGATATTCGATTGTCTGCTAACTTGGAGTCTTTGCCTCAAACGAAGTTGAGTAGAGATGAAACAAcggtagatgatgatgatgatatgcttGGCACAGAATATGACAATGCTGATGAAGACAATGAGGAGACAGATGAAGATGCAACCGAAGTCGCGGTCGAAGACATGATTAGAGTTGAAGAAGTAGACGAGGATGCGGACGAAACTGACTGGGCCACAGACGACAACGAAGATAGTGATCATGATTCTGTGCATTATATTAGTGACTGA